ACACTGATTACCTTACTAATGCAAGAGTCATAACATCTTCGGCAGTCAATATCACTGAAAACCAGGTTTTGACGGCAGATGGCAATTCAGTTTCATTTGATTATCTTGTCATAGCCACTGGTCATGCATACTCAACTCCTACAAGCAAAAAAGAAAGGCTCGAGCAGTTTCAACAAGGTAATTATTCAACATTCTATTCTTCGTTAGATCTGCATGGGCATGTTTCTTATTTGTACTTTGACTCTCAGCACATCAGGAACCTTCGACAAATATTGTGCAGCTTTGTGCTAAcagttgaattttcttttttcttttttttttttaacttttgtaTAGCTAAAATTGGTTTACTAATATCCATTTTGGCCAATTTCAGTGGAAATAATTAGTAATTTTTTTGTGTACTCCAGAACAGTCATTTGTCTTTGCTAGTTGATTTTTCATTGGATGCTTAAACTTAACAAAATTTGTTGATTATATCATCTCTACCTTTGTGCGTTCACTTTGGAAATGCATCTCAATGGATGGGTTTTATTTAGATATTCAGGGAATTACTTGTGTTGTATAGTGCACTCCATGCTTAAAGGTTTCTTGGCCTTCAACGATACACACCGGCAACATTCTGAGATTAGATTGGACTTACAAGATTCCAACTTTGGCCCTTGGCACATATTTTGCAACTCCAATGTATTAACAAATCAGACTTGGACCTGCTACAACATCACCATGGATCCTTAGTTTGGTTTTTACTCATGGAAGGATATTCCTCTGACTCTCAACTGGCTTTAGTAGTGTTGGAGGGTATCATATCATAAATTATCGAATTTGATatccatttatttattttttttcttggtttAAAGTCCAAGCAGGTACACCATAGCAAATTCTTTCTTTACATGTAAAGAGGTAAAAAATTATCTATATATGCATAAGTTCTTATTGACCAAAAGCATATGATTTTCTCCCATTAATAATTATCGCTAGTAagtgaaaaaataaatttattttgatcTACTGGCAACTATGCAATATAGAATGATTTAAGCAATTTAAAAGTGAAAAGATTACAGGAGGCTGACAATCGATTGAAAAAAAATTCCGAAGTAGACTCTAGAAGTTAGCTTCCCTTACTATGAATTTGGCATTGTTAATattaattttaagtttttaattaatattatgatcatgtttatttttttattaaattaatctgGAGTTACATACTCATTATTTCATTGATGATATTCCTATGTTCTCACATCTTCATTGTTAAATTCTGCTTCCTATCTCAATTAATCTAGTGACTGTTCAGTTTTTTCCTCTTCCTGTCGTGCTGCTCACTGAGTTAATATGATTTCATGATCAAGCTTTGAGGTCATGCATAAATTGTATGTCCAGAATAGATGCCTGCCCATGCACATGTTTTGAACTATATAGTGGAATGAGTAGTTTGTTTATTTtggataattattttattaaagcaGGTTAGAAAGCATCACTTATTTTTATCTGTGACTTCTTTCCCCTGTTCATATAGGACTAGACACAAATAATCCGTGAAATATCATGCAGCTTCTGTAAAGATAAATCTCATTTACTGCATATATTGACAGCTGGTTTTCCTTCCATGTTTAGATAATCAGAAGATTAAATCTTCCCAGTCTGTTTTAATCGTTGGAGGTGGTCCATCTGGTGTTGAACTTGCTGGAGAGATTGCAGTTGACTATCCAGATAAGAAGGTGACTATTGTTCACAAAGGGTCAAGGGTACTGGAATTCATAGGGCACAAAGCATCCAAAAAGACACTAGATTGGTTGATATCAAAGAAAGTAGAAGTGCTTTTAGAGCAGTCAGTTGATCTGGACTCCATTTCAGAGGGAGATGGAGTATATACCACATCAACTGGACAAAAGATTTCAGCTGATTGCCATTTTGTTTGTGTGGGTAAGCCACTGGGATCATCATGGCTCCAGGATTCTGCTCTCAGGGATTGTTTAAACGAGAACAGAAGGCTGATGGTCGATGAATACTTAAGGGTCAAAGGTCGAAGTAATATCTTTGCCATTGGAGACATTACCGACATTCCTGTAAGTCTGCATCTGGACTTTCACTTAAACCAAACCTTTTATGAATAACTAGTAAATGACTGTTTTGCACTCTAGGAGCTGCTAGAAATATATATTACTATAAAGATGATTAGGAGAAGGTATAGTGTCTGTCTACCTAACTTCACCTATTTTAGTTCTTGAAGAGAGGTGTATAtttttcaatcagattaaataatATGTTGATAGTACATAGTAGGGTTccagaataattttttgaaaatactTTTTTATTTCTTGGAGAAAGAGCATGAGTAGCGCCTTCTTAACCAGATTTACTTCATCACAAGTACTGCCCCAAGTATTGTTGGGATTAGCACCTTGGTTCTCCtaaaaaatagaagaaagagaaaaaaggctGCTCTTTAGTTGTTTATTCTAAAATTTCCTTTGAGAACAAAAATCCAAGGTGCAGAGTCTCGAAATGCTACTTAAAATTGAAGTCCAATTTGTTCTAACATTGAAACTTCATAAGATTACTCGACCAGATGCATGTTCTTCCAACTACTACTTATTCCATTGTTTACAATGTTAAAAGGCCTTGTCATTCTATCATAGTTAAGTTGAAATCAAATTGAACTCACTGATAATATTATGCATTGCTCTCATCTTCAGGAAATTAAACAAGGATTCCTTGCGGAGAGACATGCCACAGTGGTCATCAAAAGCCTGAAGCTGTTAATGAAGGGAACCAAGGAGAATAAGCTGGCAAAATACAAAGCTGCATCTCCTATGGCAATTGTTTCTTTGGGTAGAAAAGAAGGAGTGGCACAGCTCCCATTCGCAACAATGATTGGATGCCTGCCTGGTCTGATCAAGTCCAAGGATTTGTTTGTGGGAAGGACCAGGAAAACTCTGGGGCTGGTTTCTAGCACTTGAAAGCAAAGTTAAGATATTGTGTGTGCATTGACTGCTAAGAGGAATGTTTGGTGGTTGTATATCACTTTTGTTCATGTATTGTTTTATGTAATTGTGCCAATCTGAAGATATTACATAGACCTGATTTgaatattatcattttatttcACATGAAAATGTCAATGGCTACCTGAGATGAAATTTCTGTGCTTTTGACAGTTTGAGTTAttggatttttttatattattgcaaTACCCAAGTAGTCTCATATGGATGTAAATTCAAACTATGGAAACATTTATCATAATTTATTGATGTGCTTGGATCAATACAATGAACTCAGATCAGAGTAAGGTTATGATTTTGGCAGAGCTCAAATCATCTTAAACTTTAGAACTGTGAATGTGCTTCATAGCAGTGGGTCATCAAAAGTGGAGAAAGGTTAATCTTGAAGAGGTAAATGCAGTAAGCTCTTCTATAGACACATCTAGGCAAGTATCTGATATAAATCAGAAAAAAAGGGTTTGAAAGAAAGGATCATTACAtaaaattttaaagtttaaataaTCCTAATGATAAGATCTCCTCAAATCTACAGACTCCTATAAGAAACAGAGTTGTCGATgccatatatttttttaatgccgAACCATGAACAGTTATATGTTATATCATAGTTAAAAAAAATGCATATGATTGAAGTTTTGTACAACCAAATTCTAACAATTCGAATATGTTTTGTAGACAATAACTCTTTAAAACTAAAATATAAGGGGAATTCAGTGGACATTTCTAAAAGAAGAACACCTTTGGGTTCTTTTCCTGAAAACTTACCATTTGTTTCGCTTGTGTTTATCTACTTTTCTGTTCTTATTTGTGGCAGATCATTCACATGTTAAAGGTGCAGACCAACCAAACATTCATGAATCATCACACATCAATGCATCATCAAGCAGCAACTTATCACAGTGCAAAAAATAGAATTGCTCATTCATGTGACAGGTGAGGAGGTCTTGGCATGAGTCTACTTGTGAGGATGACCAACTGTGCTCAAACATCCAATTCGTAACTTTTGTTGATTCATCGGGCACTATCTTATAACTGGTAAACTTGATGATATGATGCGTAAGAAGCTGTGCAAAATATGCTGAAGAAGGCTTTGCTCGATACAGAATTGATCAGAGCAGGTTTTGATCAAATCTCAAAGACTATATGATGAGGAAGAAAATACATGGATGATTTAGAAATCAGAGTTGCTTTAGTTTCCTTTTTTATCTTAGTTTTCGAGATGAGCTTATTCAAAGTTTTAAATCCTATGAGATTCAAATATAGTCCTTTCTTGGAAAATTTACTGCATTTTGGTTGTGAAGTTGAGAAAATTATGACTCTGCACAATTTATTGAAGCCCCGTGATGGAAGTGCATTTAGAACATCCATTTTTAGGTGGAGGACCAATAGGCTGGATGGTGGAAATTTATGGATATGTGTCAGAGATCTGAACCATTTTGCAGAAGTTTTGGATGTCTGAACCTTTACTAAATTTATGGGTTGATGTCCTCTTGTAATCTTTTTGTGTGTGTATCCCAGTATGATCAAGCTTTTCAATGTAGTGTCTGTTTGGATAACTTCAATCTCTTCTTACAATGATGACCTCATGTTTCCTGTGCCACTTGATTCGGATCATATGGTCTGAttaagaatgaaactacttgctttttGTTCACCATGATACAAGTGTTTGATTTCAGTGACAGCTGATGGCAGCTTTTGCTTGCAACCTTAAGATTTCTAGTCGAGTATGAACCTTTGAGTTGTGTGTGGTGATCGCTTGATGCAACCATTAACTACTtgcttgatgtagtaattgggAATGAACCTTGATGCAACCATATGATCTCAAACGACAACTGCATGACCATATGATGATGCTATATATCACACTTTATTGCTAATCCGGTAGACGCAGAACAGAAGTCTATACATGGAGTTTGCTGGTATTGACAAGAAGGAAACCCTGCAACATGAGGAAGAAAGATGATAGTGCCAAGAACAGAGCTCATTCTCCCTTACGTCATGGAGCACTCTGGGGGAAACCCCTGCGGGAAACGCTTCAGGTCAGTGCAGTAGTGGTAGATCATGTAGTTCTTCTGCACCCACCTCATCCTGTCCTGGCTGGGGGTGTCCAACTCTTGGCTCCACCAGCCTCTGGCGGCGGCGGGGACGGCCGAGCTGGAGTTCCTCGGAGCACAGCTCGAGATACCGGAAGACCAGACGCAGGCGTCGGCGTTGAAGTTCCTATAGGAAGCGGTGAAGGGGGCGTTGTTCCAGTTGGTCTTGACCAACCCGCCCCTGGTGGCCCAGTCGTCGGCGTTCCACAGGCTCGAGTAGATTCTCATCGGCTGGTTCTTGGGGAAAGGGATGCCTCTCGATTCCAGGTTCTTGAAGTCCCTGATCGGTGTGCCGTCGACCATGAAGCTGCAACGATGGCGGACGGATGGTGAGCATCTTCGACACCGTTGATGGGGATTCGAGAGGAACACTTACATGACATGTCTGGGGTTCCAGAGAACAGAGTAGGCGTGGAAGTCCTTGGTGGGATCGAACCAGAGCTTGAACTGCATTTCCCTGTTCCCCTTCCCCTGCGTGTACACGTTGGTGTGGAGGGTGTAGGGATCTCCGGTGAGGTTGCCGAGGAACTCGAAGTCGATCTCGTCGTGCGTCGGCCCCTGAGAGGACAACTGCAGAAGCAGATCAAGAACGCCATCAGTGACTGGAATTACGACGAACAGTTCGCATAAAAACCGGTGGGGAGCAGAAGGATCCGTACGTAGTAGGCAGTGACGGTGCCAGCGGAGTTCCCCGGCACGAGCTTGAGCTGCATGTCGATCTTGCCGAAGAGGAACTCCTTCTTGGACTGGAAGCCGGAGCCGGACGTGCGATCGAGGGACAGAGTAAGCAGCTGGCCATTGTTCAGGATCTTGGCGCGCCCGTCGCCCCAGGTGAGGTCGAAGTCCTGGTAGAAGTTGGCAGCTACGGCCATGGCCATGGCCAAGGAGGAGCAGAGCAAGAGGTGGATCAGCGACGCCATCGttgcagcagaggaggaagatGAAGCGAGTGAGTGTTGTGGGAGTGAGGTGGGTGAGTGGGATTTATAGAGCAGGGGGTGGGGAAGGGTGTGGTCGAGGCGGCGTTTGGAAGGATCTGCCATGAGTTGGCTACAGACTGGAGTTGGATACGTGTGTTCGTGTGGAAGGAGGGCATGTCTGCCAGCTAAAGAAGGCCCGAGTGAGGAAGGTGATGAGGGCACCGACAATGAGACTCGACTGTTGATTTGGCTCCTCAGGTTGTTTTCGTGTTGGATTTGCTCGTTTGACTATCGATAGGTAGTGATGTGGAAAGTTTAGTATCCTATTTGATCCAAAATAGTAGATCTAACTTTATAGTTATATACTCATTAGATCTTTGCCCAATATAACCCCCTATACTTCTTACCCATTATAACCTCTAT
Above is a genomic segment from Musa acuminata AAA Group cultivar baxijiao chromosome BXJ3-4, Cavendish_Baxijiao_AAA, whole genome shotgun sequence containing:
- the LOC135635263 gene encoding uncharacterized protein LOC135635263 → MGGGDAGDATSKTRVVVVGGGVAGAVLARSMQFLADVVLIDPKEYFEIPWAELRSMVEPSFSDRSLIKHTDYLTNARVITSSAVNITENQVLTADGNSVSFDYLVIATGHAYSTPTSKKERLEQFQQDNQKIKSSQSVLIVGGGPSGVELAGEIAVDYPDKKVTIVHKGSRVLEFIGHKASKKTLDWLISKKVEVLLEQSVDLDSISEGDGVYTTSTGQKISADCHFVCVGKPLGSSWLQDSALRDCLNENRRLMVDEYLRVKGRSNIFAIGDITDIPEIKQGFLAERHATVVIKSLKLLMKGTKENKLAKYKAASPMAIVSLGRKEGVAQLPFATMIGCLPGLIKSKDLFVGRTRKTLGLVSST
- the LOC135635468 gene encoding probable xyloglucan endotransglucosylase/hydrolase protein 25, coding for MASLIHLLLCSSLAMAMAVAANFYQDFDLTWGDGRAKILNNGQLLTLSLDRTSGSGFQSKKEFLFGKIDMQLKLVPGNSAGTVTAYYLSSQGPTHDEIDFEFLGNLTGDPYTLHTNVYTQGKGNREMQFKLWFDPTKDFHAYSVLWNPRHVIFMVDGTPIRDFKNLESRGIPFPKNQPMRIYSSLWNADDWATRGGLVKTNWNNAPFTASYRNFNADACVWSSGISSCAPRNSSSAVPAAARGWWSQELDTPSQDRMRWVQKNYMIYHYCTDLKRFPQGFPPECSMT